In Campylobacter vicugnae, a genomic segment contains:
- a CDS encoding lactate permease LctP family transporter — protein sequence MTQWTQIYDPLGNIWLSALVAFLPILCFLVSLLVFKLKGYVAAFFTVVLASALALLVYDMPFSLIGASFVQGFAQGMWPIAWIIIAAIFLYKLSVKSGSFEVIKQSVISITPDHRIQVILIGFCFGSFLEGAIGFGGPVAITAALLVGLGLKPLYAAGLCLIANTAPVAFGAVGIPIIAMANLVGVEQYEVSAMVGRMLVPLSLTVPFFIVFLMDGFKGVKETFPAILVAAVSFTATQFISSNYLGAELPDIVSAIVSLVCTTAFLKIWKPANIFRLDDQTDFTNNTQLSNGEIFKAWLPFILLIACIILWTQPWFKALFAKGGIFDYTVVTLAANNVGTTIVDAAGKAVGLNLNISFVGLQAGTAILIAAFLSIWFLKIKANDAAECFWDTLKEMAIPCITIGLVVSFAFIAKNAAMSTTLGLAFAQTGDAFAFFSPVIGWIGVFLTGSDTSSNLLFGPLQQVTARELGIGEALFLAANSVGGVVGKMISPQSIAIACAAVGLVGRESELFKFTLKYSVAFIILIGIWTLIIAFFMQGIIPDIVTKG from the coding sequence ATGACACAATGGACACAGATATATGATCCACTGGGCAATATATGGCTTAGTGCGTTGGTGGCATTTTTGCCGATTTTATGCTTTTTAGTTTCACTACTAGTATTTAAATTAAAAGGCTATGTAGCTGCATTTTTTACAGTTGTTTTAGCTTCAGCTTTGGCATTATTAGTTTATGATATGCCTTTTTCACTTATTGGTGCTAGCTTTGTACAAGGCTTTGCGCAAGGTATGTGGCCAATTGCTTGGATCATTATTGCTGCAATCTTCTTATACAAACTATCAGTTAAATCTGGCTCATTTGAGGTAATCAAACAAAGTGTTATCTCTATCACTCCAGATCACAGAATTCAAGTTATTTTAATTGGATTTTGTTTTGGTTCATTCTTAGAAGGAGCCATTGGTTTTGGTGGTCCAGTTGCTATTACTGCTGCACTTTTGGTTGGTCTTGGCCTTAAACCTTTATATGCTGCTGGTCTTTGTTTGATCGCTAATACTGCTCCAGTTGCATTTGGTGCTGTTGGTATTCCTATCATTGCTATGGCAAACCTTGTTGGTGTTGAACAGTATGAAGTTTCAGCAATGGTTGGTCGTATGCTTGTTCCACTTAGCCTTACAGTTCCATTTTTTATAGTATTTTTAATGGATGGATTTAAAGGTGTTAAAGAGACATTTCCAGCAATTTTAGTAGCTGCAGTAAGCTTTACAGCAACTCAATTTATTAGCTCAAACTACTTAGGTGCAGAGCTTCCAGATATTGTTTCAGCTATTGTTTCACTAGTTTGTACTACAGCTTTTCTTAAAATTTGGAAACCAGCTAATATCTTTAGACTAGATGATCAAACAGACTTTACAAACAACACTCAACTAAGCAATGGTGAAATCTTTAAAGCTTGGTTACCATTTATCTTGCTAATTGCTTGTATTATTCTATGGACACAACCATGGTTTAAAGCTCTATTTGCAAAAGGCGGAATCTTTGATTATACAGTTGTAACTCTAGCAGCAAACAATGTAGGCACAACTATAGTTGATGCAGCTGGAAAAGCAGTTGGTCTAAATTTAAATATCAGCTTTGTAGGTCTTCAAGCCGGTACTGCTATTTTAATTGCTGCTTTCTTATCAATTTGGTTTTTAAAAATCAAAGCAAACGATGCGGCTGAGTGCTTCTGGGATACTTTAAAAGAGATGGCAATTCCATGTATTACAATTGGTCTTGTTGTATCATTTGCATTTATCGCCAAAAATGCTGCTATGAGTACAACTCTAGGTCTAGCATTTGCTCAAACAGGAGATGCATTTGCATTCTTTAGCCCAGTAATTGGCTGGATTGGTGTATTCTTAACAGGTTCTGATACAAGTTCAAACCTTCTATTTGGCCCACTTCAACAAGTAACAGCTAGAGAACTTGGAATTGGTGAGGCATTATTCTTAGCTGCTAACTCAGTTGGTGGTGTTGTAGGTAAAATGATAAGCCCTCAAAGTATCGCTATTGCGTGTGCAGCTGTTGGTCTAGTAGGTCGTGAGAGTGAGCTATTTAAATTTACACTTAAATACTCAGTAGCTTTCATTATCTTAATTGGTATTTGGACGCTAATCATCGCATTCTTTATGCAAGGAATTATCCCAGATATCGTAACTAAGGGCTAA
- a CDS encoding (Fe-S)-binding protein, which translates to MRKVYFFATCLGSAAMQDSVLNAIKLLRREGVEVIFKKNQTCCSQPSFNSGYFNESKTVAMHNINLFDEDIPIVVPSGSCAGMMGHDYLQLFEESPEFDKVQRFAARVYDLSQYLDEILQVNYEDKGEKIKVAWHSNCHALRVAKSVEASKNLIRKFANVELLELEHEEECCGFGGTFAVKESDISNAMALAKIDDIKKTGVSYLISGDGGCLLNISGTMKRNGVDIKCLHLYDFLIKRLEGAPL; encoded by the coding sequence ATGAGAAAAGTATATTTTTTCGCTACTTGCCTTGGCAGTGCTGCTATGCAAGATAGCGTTTTAAATGCTATTAAACTTCTACGCCGTGAGGGCGTAGAGGTGATTTTTAAGAAAAATCAAACCTGTTGCTCTCAACCATCTTTTAATAGTGGCTATTTTAATGAGAGTAAAACTGTAGCTATGCATAATATTAATCTATTTGATGAAGATATTCCAATTGTAGTTCCAAGCGGCTCATGTGCTGGTATGATGGGTCATGACTATTTACAACTCTTTGAAGAAAGTCCTGAATTTGATAAAGTTCAAAGATTTGCTGCTAGAGTATATGATTTAAGCCAATATCTAGATGAAATTTTACAAGTAAATTATGAAGATAAAGGTGAAAAAATCAAAGTCGCATGGCACTCAAATTGCCACGCTTTAAGAGTTGCTAAAAGCGTTGAAGCTAGTAAAAATCTAATTCGCAAATTTGCAAATGTTGAACTACTTGAGCTTGAGCATGAAGAGGAGTGCTGTGGTTTTGGCGGTACATTTGCAGTAAAAGAGAGCGATATATCAAATGCTATGGCACTAGCTAAGATTGATGATATTAAAAAAACTGGTGTTAGCTACTTAATTAGTGGCGATGGTGGATGCTTATTAAATATCTCAGGCACAATGAAAAGAAATGGTGTAGATATCAAATGCTTACATCTTTATGATTTTCTAATTAAACGCCTAGAAGGAGCGCCACTATGA
- a CDS encoding LutC/YkgG family protein, translating into MNRIDEISTKSKEMILSRLKDSYKIAGFESSNSVDPVEHVQTTNNPLEEMKQKMSDNKYIVHECDPSALEDTINEIVASYGYSKMIYGSGLNLNLDKINASSKICFDKPIEELRADVFHSEFSIVHAEYGVSSHGVALLKSSQAQPRMLSLAPNLCIVLLKKDRVKNSLASALNALKADCNGKLPSNILFIAGPSRTADIELITVFGVHGSQKAHLILY; encoded by the coding sequence ATGAATAGAATAGATGAAATTTCAACTAAATCAAAAGAGATGATTCTATCTCGATTAAAAGATAGCTATAAGATTGCCGGATTTGAATCTAGCAATAGCGTAGATCCAGTAGAGCATGTCCAAACTACTAATAACCCGCTTGAAGAGATGAAGCAAAAAATGAGCGATAATAAATATATTGTCCATGAATGCGATCCATCAGCATTAGAAGATACCATAAATGAAATTGTAGCTAGCTATGGATATAGCAAAATGATCTATGGAAGTGGGTTAAATTTAAATTTAGATAAAATCAATGCAAGCTCTAAAATATGCTTTGATAAACCTATAGAGGAGCTTAGAGCTGATGTATTCCATAGTGAGTTTTCTATCGTTCATGCCGAATATGGCGTAAGCTCTCATGGCGTAGCTTTGCTAAAATCTAGTCAAGCCCAACCTAGAATGTTAAGTCTAGCACCAAATCTTTGCATAGTTTTACTAAAAAAAGATAGAGTAAAAAACTCTTTAGCGAGTGCATTAAATGCTCTAAAAGCCGATTGCAATGGAAAACTTCCAAGCAATATATTATTTATTGCTGGACCTTCAAGAACTGCTGATATTGAGCTTATTACTGTTTTTGGTGTTCATGGCTCACAAAAAGCACACTTAATATTGTATTGA
- the glyS gene encoding glycine--tRNA ligase subunit beta, giving the protein MKMLIEIGVEELPAIPFLKELGNIESKFKTVLDEYSIECNFELDYTPRRIVLHGDMAEFAGDKIVENIGAPKHVALSADGQWSAAAMGFAKKCNISVDELKFENINGKEVLYHKSVIKGDSSKNLLPVIVEKFISSLSFGKSMRWGGFSYEFIRPIRSVVAILGSELVDMEIYGVKSKMAFYPHRNYGYDMVEFGSIDEYFTALENNGIILQASKRRQKILDEFKIIEQNSGLKIELDEDLLDEVVAITEMPTALIGSFEKEFLEVPSEVIVTSMKENQRYFPLYDQNGKLSNHFVVVSNAISSDSNLIIKGNEKVLRARLSDAKFFWESDLASEFSSAKLKNITYLAGLGSMYDKEIRERDIARELAKIYEKELKYEFGGEFIDELDRAVMLSKADLATSMVYEFTDLQGIMGSYYAQYRKENHFVVEAIKEQYLPNKEGSECPKSYFSSMVALSSKLDTLMGLFSINKIPTGNKDPYALRRAAAGVIRIVLNLNIEFDVKNILSLIADKYAKFDLNILENFIYDRLYTMYNANPSVIKACLNSGISDIKRLNSAIIALDEITKNSEFKENFSTFKRLANIIKDNKIVSVDESLMQHDSERALHAAFNSLNLDINDTKGYLLALFNLKPAIDSYFDNVMINSDDPKIKANRISIVGQIYQAFLKVADIKEITI; this is encoded by the coding sequence ATGAAAATGTTGATTGAGATTGGGGTAGAGGAGCTTCCTGCTATACCATTTTTAAAAGAGCTTGGCAATATTGAGTCTAAATTTAAAACTGTATTAGATGAGTATAGTATAGAGTGCAATTTCGAGCTAGATTATACGCCTAGAAGGATTGTTCTTCATGGAGATATGGCTGAATTTGCTGGTGATAAGATAGTAGAAAATATCGGAGCGCCAAAACATGTAGCTTTAAGCGCTGATGGTCAGTGGTCAGCTGCAGCAATGGGCTTTGCTAAGAAGTGCAATATAAGTGTAGATGAGCTAAAATTTGAAAATATAAATGGCAAAGAGGTTTTATATCATAAAAGTGTAATTAAAGGTGATTCTAGCAAGAATTTACTTCCTGTGATTGTAGAAAAATTTATTTCATCGCTTAGCTTTGGTAAATCAATGAGATGGGGTGGATTTAGTTACGAGTTTATCCGTCCAATTAGATCGGTTGTGGCTATTTTAGGTAGTGAGCTAGTAGATATGGAAATTTATGGCGTAAAATCCAAAATGGCGTTTTATCCACATAGAAATTACGGCTATGATATGGTTGAATTTGGCTCTATAGATGAGTATTTTACAGCTTTGGAGAATAATGGAATAATCTTGCAAGCTAGTAAAAGACGTCAAAAAATCTTAGATGAATTTAAAATAATTGAGCAAAATAGCGGTTTAAAAATTGAACTAGATGAGGATTTACTCGATGAAGTTGTGGCAATTACTGAGATGCCTACAGCTCTAATTGGTAGTTTTGAGAAGGAATTTTTAGAGGTGCCAAGCGAGGTTATTGTAACATCTATGAAAGAGAATCAACGCTACTTTCCATTATATGACCAAAATGGCAAATTAAGTAACCACTTTGTAGTAGTTAGCAATGCAATTAGTAGTGATTCAAATTTGATAATAAAAGGTAATGAAAAGGTATTAAGAGCTAGATTGAGCGATGCTAAGTTTTTTTGGGAGAGTGATTTAGCTAGTGAGTTTAGCTCAGCTAAACTTAAAAATATCACATATTTAGCTGGTCTTGGCTCAATGTATGATAAAGAGATTAGAGAGCGTGATATTGCAAGAGAGTTAGCTAAAATCTATGAAAAAGAGTTAAAATATGAATTTGGCGGTGAATTTATTGATGAGCTTGACCGTGCAGTGATGCTAAGCAAGGCCGATCTTGCTACTTCTATGGTGTATGAATTTACTGATCTACAAGGTATTATGGGAAGCTATTATGCTCAATATAGAAAAGAAAATCACTTTGTAGTTGAAGCTATAAAAGAGCAGTATTTACCAAATAAAGAAGGAAGTGAGTGTCCAAAAAGCTACTTTTCTAGCATGGTAGCACTATCTTCTAAGCTTGATACGCTTATGGGGCTATTTAGTATAAATAAAATTCCAACTGGCAATAAAGACCCATATGCATTGCGTAGAGCAGCAGCCGGTGTGATTCGTATTGTATTAAATTTAAATATCGAGTTTGATGTTAAAAATATCTTATCTTTAATAGCTGATAAATATGCTAAATTTGATCTTAATATACTTGAGAACTTCATCTATGATAGGCTATATACTATGTATAATGCTAATCCATCTGTGATTAAGGCTTGTTTAAATAGCGGTATAAGCGATATTAAAAGATTAAACTCAGCTATAATTGCTTTAGATGAGATAACTAAAAATAGTGAATTTAAAGAGAATTTTTCTACATTTAAGCGTCTTGCTAATATCATCAAAGATAATAAGATTGTAAGCGTAGATGAGAGCTTAATGCAGCACGATAGCGAAAGAGCGCTACATGCGGCATTTAATAGCTTAAATTTAGATATTAATGATACAAAAGGTTATCTATTAGCACTATTTAATCTAAAACCAGCAATTGATAGTTACTTTGATAATGTAATGATAAATAGCGATGATCCAAAGATTAAAGCAAATCGTATCTCTATCGTTGGTCAAATTTATCAAGCATTTCTAAAAGTAGCTGATATAAAAGAGATAACTATATAA
- a CDS encoding peptidoglycan metallopeptidase Pgp3: protein MRVFFSLLIFAICSWAGTIFNGGLEILSIKSSDAGDLKIDNKSVSWLNHPSKDGVKIAIIPASYYAKNDINITNSLNGQSSLKVLKVEQKNYKKESIKVTPAKANPPKSVMKRIEKERNEAIEVYRSITSNLLVNSKFIAPMSSFITSQYGNARVFNNSIKSYHGGTDYRAAIGQKVIAANDGIVRIAKDRYYAGKSVIIDHGGGIYTQYYHLDRIDVKVGQKVSKGDQIGLSGATGRVSGPHLHFGVIIRNIQVDPLVFIEKFNSLF from the coding sequence ATGAGAGTTTTCTTTTCTCTTTTAATTTTTGCCATATGTAGTTGGGCTGGAACTATATTTAATGGTGGTTTAGAAATTTTAAGTATCAAATCATCTGATGCTGGAGATTTAAAAATAGATAATAAATCAGTATCTTGGCTAAATCATCCTAGTAAAGATGGTGTAAAAATAGCCATAATCCCAGCAAGCTACTATGCTAAAAATGATATAAATATCACAAATAGCCTAAATGGACAAAGTAGTCTAAAAGTTTTAAAAGTAGAGCAAAAAAACTATAAAAAAGAGAGTATTAAGGTTACTCCAGCAAAGGCTAATCCGCCAAAAAGTGTTATGAAACGCATAGAAAAAGAGAGAAATGAGGCTATAGAGGTTTATAGGAGTATTACTTCAAATTTGCTAGTTAATAGCAAGTTTATAGCTCCGATGAGTAGTTTTATTACTAGTCAATATGGAAATGCTAGAGTTTTTAATAATAGCATTAAAAGCTATCATGGTGGAACAGACTATAGAGCGGCGATTGGTCAAAAGGTAATAGCTGCAAATGATGGTATAGTAAGAATTGCTAAAGATAGATATTACGCTGGAAAAAGCGTTATAATTGATCATGGTGGCGGTATTTATACTCAATATTATCACTTAGATAGGATTGATGTTAAAGTAGGTCAAAAAGTCTCTAAAGGCGATCAAATAGGCCTTAGCGGTGCAACTGGTAGGGTAAGTGGCCCACATCTACACTTTGGCGTAATAATAAGAAATATACAAGTAGATCCATTAGTTTTTATAGAAAAATTCAACTCTCTTTTTTAA
- a CDS encoding LutB/LldF family L-lactate oxidation iron-sulfur protein, which produces MSKKLPHDQIVKIKLGDSQLRQNLTVAMHTLQKNRLNVINAKFKNWQGLRDKAKKAKNNALMSLSDRLIEFEKNATANGIKVHWASSATDACEIIYELMRQNNIKKILKGKSMASEEIGLNHYLANKGLNAIETDLGELIIQLNDEAPVHIVVPAIHKNRNEIGKIFQEKLGADLENEPEKLNQIARKHLRDQFEGLEMGLSGVNFAMSKEGAFWLIENEGNGRMCTTAPQIHVALCGIEKVMESFEDAATMVHLLTPSATGQFIPTYNNIITAPRNEELDGPKEVHLILFDHHRSDMLAHHDYYEALRCIRCGACMNFCPVYDKIGGHSYQTIYPGPIGEVISPNIFGMEATGDILTFCSLCGRCSEVCPVRIPLADLIRKLRANKVGQGKNSPLSTQNGHKNRGEAFAMKQFANVATNGALWRFSLSKAHLFNKALHKFQNSIPVIKNWSKYKELPQIKKDLYKELENMEGVRYE; this is translated from the coding sequence ATGAGTAAAAAATTGCCACACGACCAAATTGTAAAAATTAAACTTGGCGACTCGCAACTAAGACAAAATTTAACAGTAGCTATGCATACGCTACAAAAAAATCGTCTAAATGTAATAAATGCCAAATTTAAAAATTGGCAAGGATTAAGAGATAAGGCTAAAAAAGCTAAAAATAACGCTCTTATGAGTCTATCTGATAGGCTTATTGAATTTGAAAAAAATGCCACAGCAAATGGCATTAAGGTGCATTGGGCAAGCTCAGCTACTGATGCTTGTGAAATCATATACGAACTAATGCGACAAAATAATATCAAAAAGATATTAAAAGGCAAATCTATGGCTAGTGAAGAGATTGGGCTAAATCACTACCTAGCAAATAAAGGCCTTAATGCAATTGAAACTGACCTAGGAGAGCTAATAATTCAACTAAATGATGAAGCTCCTGTGCATATAGTGGTACCAGCAATTCACAAAAATCGAAACGAAATTGGCAAAATATTTCAAGAGAAGTTAGGAGCTGATTTAGAAAATGAGCCAGAAAAGCTAAATCAAATAGCTAGAAAACATCTAAGAGATCAGTTTGAAGGTCTTGAGATGGGGCTTAGCGGAGTTAACTTTGCTATGTCTAAAGAGGGTGCATTTTGGCTAATTGAAAATGAAGGCAATGGTAGAATGTGTACTACTGCTCCTCAAATTCATGTTGCACTTTGTGGAATTGAAAAAGTTATGGAGAGCTTTGAAGATGCTGCTACTATGGTGCATCTACTTACTCCATCTGCTACAGGTCAATTCATCCCTACATATAACAATATAATAACAGCTCCACGCAACGAAGAGCTAGATGGCCCAAAAGAGGTGCATTTAATACTATTTGATCATCATAGAAGCGATATGCTAGCACATCATGATTACTATGAGGCACTTAGATGTATTAGATGTGGGGCGTGTATGAACTTCTGTCCAGTATATGATAAGATTGGTGGTCATAGCTATCAAACTATATATCCAGGGCCTATTGGTGAGGTTATAAGTCCAAATATATTTGGTATGGAAGCAACTGGAGATATACTTACATTTTGCTCATTATGCGGTAGATGTAGCGAAGTATGTCCTGTTAGAATCCCGCTAGCTGATCTAATCCGCAAACTAAGAGCCAATAAAGTTGGTCAAGGTAAAAATTCACCACTTAGCACACAAAACGGCCATAAAAATAGAGGCGAAGCTTTTGCTATGAAGCAATTTGCAAATGTTGCTACAAATGGAGCTTTATGGAGATTTAGCCTTAGCAAAGCTCATCTATTTAACAAAGCTTTACATAAATTCCAAAACTCTATTCCAGTAATAAAAAACTGGAGTAAATACAAAGAGCTACCACAGATCAAAAAAGATCTATACAAAGAGCTTGAAAATATGGAAGGTGTCCGCTATGAATAG
- a CDS encoding sensor histidine kinase, which produces MHSKKYILPIFLLYTLSSMFFLIGFATMYYKEAKSKIVEHHEIHLERFSKELEYLLRLNNNIDNIMKLKSIYQINLYNIKTHRYIYKSFDMPKFKGEFYLANDALYMKENIHSRMRKIELIVELKNQDIADDIDNLFWRVWFVAGVVFVFIGIIAFVLVRLAYLPLLAQIRALNNFITDTTHEINTPLSVILMSSEMFDKNPPKYLDNIKIAAKTLSGIYNDLALNLKNNPNSISKFDVQKLIESRIKLFELSANAKGIEFEINSISFELNSDMQKLGKIIDNLVSNAIKYSSKNSKIIINLDKNSFEIINFGTVISKENLDKIYDKFSRFDTQNGGFGIGLSLVKRYCDELGFAIVCQSRDNQTKFTITLRDFNIK; this is translated from the coding sequence ATGCATAGCAAAAAGTATATTCTGCCTATATTTTTGCTCTATACTCTTTCTAGTATGTTTTTTTTAATCGGTTTTGCTACAATGTATTATAAAGAGGCTAAATCAAAGATTGTAGAGCATCATGAAATTCATCTTGAGAGATTTTCTAAAGAGCTTGAATATCTACTTCGATTAAATAATAATATAGATAATATTATGAAATTAAAAAGTATTTATCAAATCAATCTATATAACATCAAAACACATAGATATATATATAAAAGCTTTGATATGCCAAAATTTAAAGGAGAGTTTTATCTAGCAAATGATGCATTATATATGAAAGAAAATATTCACTCTAGAATGCGTAAAATTGAGCTAATAGTGGAGCTAAAAAATCAAGATATAGCAGATGATATTGATAATTTATTTTGGCGTGTTTGGTTTGTGGCTGGAGTTGTTTTTGTATTTATTGGGATAATTGCATTTGTTTTAGTTAGGCTTGCATATTTACCTCTTTTAGCGCAGATTAGAGCGCTTAATAACTTTATTACTGATACAACGCATGAGATTAATACTCCACTTAGTGTGATATTAATGAGTAGTGAAATGTTTGATAAAAATCCACCAAAATATCTAGATAATATAAAAATTGCAGCTAAGACTTTAAGTGGAATTTATAATGATTTAGCATTAAATTTAAAAAATAATCCAAATAGTATTAGCAAATTTGATGTGCAAAAGTTAATTGAGAGTCGCATTAAACTATTTGAACTTTCTGCTAATGCTAAGGGGATTGAATTTGAGATTAACTCTATCTCTTTTGAATTAAATAGCGATATGCAAAAATTGGGTAAAATCATTGATAATCTTGTATCAAATGCAATAAAATATAGTAGTAAAAATAGTAAAATTATTATAAATTTAGATAAAAATAGCTTTGAAATCATCAACTTTGGTACAGTAATCTCAAAAGAAAATTTAGATAAAATCTATGATAAATTTAGCCGTTTTGATACGCAAAATGGTGGTTTTGGGATTGGGCTTAGTTTGGTTAAGAGATATTGTGATGAGCTTGGTTTTGCTATTGTGTGTCAAAGTAGGGATAATCAAACTAAATTTACAATTACTCTAAGAGATTTTAATATTAAGTAA
- a CDS encoding response regulator transcription factor, with product MSSKILLIEDEPMLCEMVSDYLASNGYEVVGIDSYDEALSLAYECKFDIFIFDVKIIGGDGFELLSRLRESGVDTPCIFTTSLNDISDLAKGFKSGCDDYIKKPFELAELLLRIDNILKRKFSHLNSDNYIQISNNIKFDIIQKKLIKDNLPVQLAKKESDLLALFLKNRGKILSRDEIYMNLWDYGQIPSELSLRVYIRNLRKIIGEDKIISHPKLGYEYA from the coding sequence GTGAGTAGTAAGATACTTCTAATTGAAGATGAGCCGATGCTATGTGAGATGGTCAGCGACTATCTTGCTAGCAACGGATATGAGGTTGTAGGCATTGATAGCTATGATGAGGCTTTGAGTTTAGCATATGAGTGCAAATTTGATATATTTATCTTTGATGTTAAGATTATTGGCGGAGATGGATTTGAGCTGCTTAGTCGCTTAAGAGAGTCTGGCGTGGATACTCCTTGTATATTTACTACTTCATTAAATGATATTAGTGATTTAGCCAAAGGCTTTAAGAGCGGTTGTGATGATTATATTAAAAAGCCATTTGAGTTAGCTGAGTTGCTATTAAGAATTGATAATATTTTAAAACGTAAATTTAGCCATTTAAATAGTGATAATTATATTCAAATATCCAATAATATCAAATTTGACATTATTCAAAAAAAGTTAATTAAAGATAATTTACCAGTTCAACTAGCTAAAAAAGAGAGTGATCTATTAGCTCTATTTTTAAAAAATAGAGGCAAGATTTTAAGCCGTGATGAAATTTATATGAATTTATGGGATTATGGTCAGATACCAAGTGAGTTAAGTCTAAGAGTATATATAAGAAATTTACGTAAAATTATAGGCGAAGATAAAATAATATCGCACCCAAAATTAGGATATGAATATGCATAG